The following proteins are co-located in the Halococcus hamelinensis 100A6 genome:
- a CDS encoding MBL fold metallo-hydrolase, which translates to MDAPESNTEVESIPPEEVKQRIDNGEHVDILDARAESEFEEWQIDGDNVEIVNIPYFELLEGVSDEQLERIPKGDPTIVVCAKGGSSEYVAGQLLEEGVNAANLGAGMKGWARIYEYRELEVDTEATVAQYQRPSSGCLAYMVVSDGEAAVIDPLRAFVDDYIADARAMGAEIRYAVDTHIHADHVSGVRELAAETGARVVLPEPAVERGIEYDIDYQTVTDGDALSVGAIEVDVLHTPGHTSGMTSYLVDDAVLLTGDGLFTESVARPDLEGANNEAAREAAAELYDTLQSKILGLNEDVLIAPAHFSDAATPLEDGTYAARLGDLKTRMDALSMGRDEFVEFILSDMPPRPSNYEEIIGTNLGQQATDDEEAFELELGPNNCAASSDAMTSN; encoded by the coding sequence ATGGACGCTCCGGAATCGAACACGGAAGTAGAATCGATCCCACCTGAAGAAGTCAAGCAACGCATCGATAACGGCGAGCACGTCGATATCCTCGATGCGCGTGCCGAAAGCGAGTTTGAGGAGTGGCAAATAGACGGTGATAACGTCGAAATCGTCAATATTCCCTACTTCGAACTGCTTGAGGGAGTCAGCGACGAACAACTCGAGCGCATTCCAAAAGGCGATCCAACCATCGTTGTCTGCGCGAAGGGTGGCTCAAGCGAGTACGTCGCTGGTCAACTTCTTGAGGAAGGAGTGAACGCCGCGAACCTTGGAGCTGGCATGAAGGGTTGGGCGCGGATCTACGAGTATCGCGAGCTCGAGGTTGATACCGAGGCAACGGTTGCCCAGTATCAACGTCCCTCCAGTGGTTGTCTGGCGTATATGGTCGTCAGTGACGGCGAGGCTGCCGTCATCGATCCTCTGCGAGCGTTTGTCGATGACTACATTGCTGACGCGCGAGCGATGGGTGCGGAGATTAGATATGCGGTCGACACTCATATCCACGCTGATCACGTTAGCGGCGTTCGCGAACTCGCTGCCGAGACAGGCGCACGTGTTGTCCTCCCTGAACCCGCAGTTGAGCGTGGTATTGAGTACGATATTGACTACCAGACGGTCACCGATGGTGACGCGCTCTCGGTCGGTGCTATCGAGGTTGACGTGCTCCATACCCCCGGTCACACGTCGGGTATGACCTCTTACCTTGTCGATGACGCTGTGCTCCTCACCGGCGACGGGCTCTTCACCGAGAGTGTAGCACGGCCGGACCTCGAAGGCGCTAATAACGAAGCGGCTCGCGAGGCTGCGGCGGAGTTGTACGATACTCTTCAGTCGAAGATCCTTGGATTGAACGAAGATGTGCTGATCGCCCCAGCGCATTTCAGTGATGCCGCAACACCGCTGGAAGACGGCACCTACGCCGCTCGGCTCGGCGACTTGAAGACTCGAATGGATGCGCTGTCGATGGGGCGAGATGAGTTCGTCGAGTTTATCCTCTCGGACATGCCACCGCGCCCCTCGAATTATGAAGAGATCATCGGTACGAATCTCGGTCAGCAGGCGACCGATGACGAGGAGGCATTCGAACTCGAACTCGGGCCGAACAACTGTGCCGCCAGCAGCGACGCAATGACGAGTAACTAA
- a CDS encoding SDR family NAD(P)-dependent oxidoreductase, with amino-acid sequence MHRMDSKSAIVTGASSGIGRATARRFAEEGASVVVADLVEEGGNDTVDIIEDEGGEAMFVQTDVTNDDDVSKMVDAAVENYGSLDVVHNNAGILTGFDPLTDLDESDWDALLNVNLKGVWLGLKHEIPAMLEDGGGAIVNTASEAGLVGFPGIANYVASKHGVIGLTRAAGLEYAEDGIRVNAVCPGPIETPMTDDPSVDSKEVVEYTPMRRMGQPEEVANAVVWLCSDEASYVTAHPLSVDGGRVAQ; translated from the coding sequence ATGCACAGAATGGACAGCAAGTCGGCGATCGTCACAGGTGCCAGTAGTGGTATTGGTCGGGCAACTGCACGACGCTTTGCCGAAGAGGGGGCAAGCGTTGTTGTTGCAGACCTTGTTGAAGAGGGTGGGAATGACACAGTAGATATAATCGAAGACGAAGGGGGTGAGGCGATGTTCGTGCAGACGGACGTTACAAACGATGATGACGTCTCTAAGATGGTAGATGCGGCGGTCGAAAACTATGGCAGTCTCGACGTGGTCCACAACAACGCAGGGATTCTTACAGGCTTCGACCCGCTAACCGACCTCGATGAGTCTGACTGGGATGCATTGTTGAATGTGAATCTAAAGGGCGTGTGGCTCGGGTTGAAGCACGAAATCCCAGCAATGCTTGAAGACGGTGGTGGAGCGATCGTCAACACCGCTTCCGAAGCCGGACTGGTTGGGTTTCCAGGAATCGCAAACTACGTTGCGAGCAAGCATGGCGTTATCGGACTTACACGAGCGGCTGGCCTTGAGTATGCTGAAGATGGGATCCGGGTGAACGCCGTGTGTCCTGGCCCCATTGAGACGCCAATGACCGATGATCCGTCGGTAGATTCGAAGGAAGTGGTAGAATATACACCTATGCGTCGGATGGGACAACCTGAAGAAGTCGCGAACGCTGTGGTGTGGCTCTGTTCGGATGAAGCCTCCTACGTGACCGCTCATCCGCTTTCAGTTGACGGTGGCCGAGTAGCCCAGTAA
- a CDS encoding YeeE/YedE family protein codes for MSGDDDHGFASTLAILLGGLVFGFGLGLSGMAKPEIVLDFLQFRDFGLLFVMGGAAVVSGVTFFVATNFLNHAPLTGRRYTRRLKTFDKNVPIGGVIFGVGWGLSGICPGAAYASVGLGNVAILWAILGMFLGAYAQGFVRSSRTDESDAVTATSSD; via the coding sequence ATGAGCGGTGATGACGACCACGGATTCGCGTCTACACTCGCAATCCTGCTCGGGGGCCTCGTGTTCGGGTTTGGACTCGGACTCAGTGGAATGGCAAAACCTGAAATCGTACTGGACTTCCTCCAGTTCCGCGACTTCGGCCTGTTGTTCGTCATGGGCGGGGCCGCTGTCGTCTCAGGAGTGACGTTCTTCGTCGCGACGAATTTCCTCAACCATGCACCTTTGACCGGACGCAGGTACACTCGCCGCCTGAAGACATTCGATAAGAACGTTCCTATCGGCGGAGTAATCTTCGGGGTCGGTTGGGGGCTTTCAGGGATCTGTCCCGGAGCAGCGTACGCAAGCGTTGGTCTCGGCAACGTTGCCATCTTGTGGGCTATCCTCGGGATGTTCCTCGGGGCATACGCTCAGGGCTTTGTTCGTTCCTCTCGCACTGACGAGAGTGATGCCGTAACTGCTACCTCCAGCGACTGA
- a CDS encoding universal stress protein, which translates to MYTRILIPTDGSEGATLAAKQGVDLAKTYDSALHVIHVVDLHPPYTEVDLERLYAAFEKAGQEAIDEAVDQAEAAGVCSIEATILEGSPAIAILEYADKHDIDLIVMGTHGRRGIRRYLIGSVAERVVRLASVPVLTVRMSNDPPSIDP; encoded by the coding sequence ATGTACACTCGAATTTTGATACCAACCGACGGGAGCGAGGGTGCAACCTTAGCAGCGAAACAGGGTGTCGATCTCGCGAAGACGTACGATTCCGCATTACATGTGATTCATGTCGTGGATCTTCACCCACCGTATACCGAGGTCGACCTAGAAAGGCTATACGCAGCCTTCGAGAAAGCAGGACAAGAAGCAATCGACGAGGCTGTCGACCAAGCGGAAGCAGCAGGAGTCTGTTCAATAGAAGCAACTATTCTCGAAGGGTCGCCCGCTATCGCGATTCTTGAATACGCTGACAAACACGATATCGACTTGATCGTCATGGGCACCCACGGTCGGCGTGGAATCAGACGGTATCTCATCGGTAGCGTGGCCGAGCGTGTCGTCAGACTCGCCAGCGTTCCAGTCCTTACCGTACGAATGTCGAACGACCCACCATCAATAGATCCGTAA
- a CDS encoding sulfurtransferase TusA family protein: MNTEYTVSETLDVKGESCPMPVVKTKGAIDDLKEGEVLEVLATDSGSMSDIAGWAETTEGVELLEQVEDGDVFKHYARKTE; this comes from the coding sequence ATGAATACGGAATACACTGTCTCCGAAACTCTCGACGTGAAAGGCGAATCGTGTCCAATGCCTGTCGTAAAGACGAAAGGCGCTATCGATGACCTGAAAGAAGGCGAGGTGCTGGAGGTGCTCGCTACTGATTCCGGGAGCATGAGCGACATCGCCGGCTGGGCAGAGACGACCGAAGGTGTCGAACTCCTCGAGCAGGTCGAAGACGGGGACGTCTTCAAACACTACGCGCGCAAAACAGAATGA
- a CDS encoding universal stress protein, whose translation MYSHILVPTDGSEHAYRGVERGLELAQEHDAHLHVLFVVDESVYGSTPALSSYEAFLENVADMAEDLVEDIVEDATEQGIDSTMSVLRGVPYKEILKYPELHEIDLIVMGKRGATGVEPPHIGSVTDRVLREADIPVIPV comes from the coding sequence ATGTACAGTCACATTCTTGTCCCAACTGATGGAAGTGAGCATGCTTATCGCGGGGTCGAGCGCGGTTTAGAACTCGCCCAAGAACACGATGCACACCTCCACGTTCTTTTCGTAGTGGATGAAAGCGTCTACGGTTCGACGCCAGCCCTCAGCAGTTACGAAGCGTTCCTCGAGAACGTCGCGGATATGGCCGAAGACCTCGTTGAGGACATCGTCGAAGATGCCACCGAACAGGGCATTGATTCGACTATGTCCGTCCTTCGTGGTGTCCCATACAAAGAGATCCTAAAATATCCTGAGTTACACGAGATTGACCTCATCGTGATGGGGAAACGCGGAGCCACGGGCGTCGAACCACCCCATATTGGCTCGGTTACGGACCGGGTCCTCAGGGAGGCTGATATTCCTGTCATTCCCGTCTAA
- a CDS encoding DUF2270 domain-containing protein produces MGRGFFEESSAPGSAMAHLYRGEIHRMKLWRERLDRTSNWAVTLIAAILTYAFSGSDQPHYLILVGVVMVTVFLIIEARRYRGYDMWRSRVRILQRNVFAYSLDPSQGIEDPDWRPRLSRDYRVPRTKISYEEAIAHRLRRVYLPLVTVLLVAWLVRIHFISGGQNWPASAAIGMLPGWIVITFIGGFYALLAGITFRPRVWQATGELRRSDVGAWDDIE; encoded by the coding sequence ATGGGCCGAGGATTCTTTGAGGAGTCGAGTGCACCTGGATCGGCGATGGCACACCTCTATCGAGGTGAGATCCACCGGATGAAGCTCTGGCGTGAGCGTCTCGATCGAACCTCAAATTGGGCGGTAACGCTCATTGCAGCCATTCTTACGTATGCGTTCTCGGGTTCGGATCAGCCACACTACCTTATTCTCGTGGGTGTTGTGATGGTGACGGTCTTCCTCATCATTGAGGCCCGTCGCTATCGGGGATACGATATGTGGCGCTCTCGAGTTCGAATCCTCCAGCGGAATGTGTTCGCATACTCGCTCGACCCATCGCAGGGGATTGAAGACCCGGATTGGCGTCCGCGACTCTCACGTGACTATCGGGTACCCCGGACGAAAATCTCCTATGAGGAAGCAATTGCACATCGGCTTCGCCGAGTATACCTTCCCTTAGTTACGGTACTACTCGTAGCCTGGCTGGTCCGAATTCACTTCATCTCAGGGGGGCAGAATTGGCCTGCAAGCGCCGCAATCGGCATGCTACCAGGCTGGATTGTGATTACCTTCATCGGAGGGTTCTATGCGCTCCTCGCTGGGATCACATTTCGGCCACGTGTCTGGCAGGCCACGGGTGAACTCCGCCGAAGCGATGTCGGTGCTTGGGATGATATTGAGTGA
- a CDS encoding pyridoxamine 5'-phosphate oxidase family protein, translating into MDDIDIEEMNSNERDELLGASGTGVLSLTTDEPAPYSRPVSYGYDQTESVFYFRLALSSDSVKGDLAGRVVSFVTYGQVETGWRSVIATGALEETTDESTGIEALQGLERTHIPLIDIFGKPPKEVSFGFYRLVPTEFTTRKEGKTEL; encoded by the coding sequence ATGGACGACATCGATATTGAGGAGATGAATTCCAACGAACGAGACGAACTTCTCGGTGCCAGCGGTACCGGTGTGCTGTCGCTCACGACGGACGAGCCAGCGCCGTATTCAAGACCGGTTTCGTACGGTTACGATCAGACCGAGTCGGTCTTTTACTTTCGATTGGCACTTAGTTCGGACAGCGTAAAAGGCGACCTCGCTGGCCGTGTCGTTTCGTTCGTCACGTACGGCCAAGTGGAGACGGGCTGGCGCAGTGTTATCGCGACAGGGGCATTGGAGGAAACCACCGACGAGTCGACCGGTATCGAAGCTCTCCAAGGGCTCGAACGAACCCACATCCCGCTCATCGATATATTTGGAAAACCCCCGAAGGAAGTGTCGTTCGGATTCTATCGGCTCGTACCCACCGAATTCACGACCCGTAAGGAAGGGAAAACCGAACTCTAA
- a CDS encoding universal stress protein produces the protein MTDQVLIPIEGSPLSEAALEYALAAFPQEDLTLLHVAGSWPTKYGTTSKDPYQLFEALNEVVADHEGAVSSRTVVGRPARAIVKYVEEHEIDELVIGSHGRELGSRILFGSVAETVARRSPVPTTIIRTHQREGGPRLLVPIDASSQSTKALQYALETFPDAEITVLHAIDPFETRYGDGQLVHTEEEYEQILKETKRLYTKATNLADEFGVEITTATAVEPVPRLPATAILSYVDEGKTDHVIMGSHGRSGVSRVLLGSVAETVARRSQVPVTIVR, from the coding sequence ATGACCGACCAAGTTCTCATCCCGATCGAGGGTTCGCCGCTTTCTGAAGCTGCACTCGAGTATGCATTGGCGGCGTTTCCTCAGGAAGACCTTACTCTGCTACACGTAGCTGGTTCGTGGCCAACCAAATACGGAACCACCAGTAAGGATCCTTACCAGCTTTTTGAGGCATTAAACGAAGTGGTTGCGGACCATGAGGGGGCAGTATCGTCCAGAACAGTAGTTGGCCGCCCTGCGCGCGCGATCGTAAAATACGTAGAGGAACATGAAATCGATGAGTTAGTCATAGGCAGTCATGGACGTGAACTCGGTTCTCGAATCCTGTTCGGCAGCGTAGCCGAAACAGTTGCACGCCGCTCGCCGGTCCCTACAACGATCATTAGGACCCATCAGCGCGAGGGGGGTCCTCGTTTGCTGGTACCAATCGATGCATCATCGCAATCGACGAAGGCATTACAATATGCCCTAGAAACGTTCCCTGATGCGGAAATCACTGTTCTCCATGCAATAGACCCATTTGAAACACGTTACGGTGATGGCCAGTTAGTCCACACTGAAGAGGAGTACGAACAGATTCTCAAAGAGACGAAACGATTGTATACCAAAGCCACCAATCTCGCTGATGAATTCGGTGTTGAGATAACGACGGCGACGGCTGTCGAACCGGTTCCACGTCTGCCGGCAACCGCGATTCTTAGCTATGTAGATGAAGGGAAGACCGATCACGTCATTATGGGCAGCCACGGCCGCTCTGGTGTATCACGTGTTCTTCTCGGTAGCGTAGCCGAGACTGTTGCGCGTCGGTCCCAGGTTCCAGTTACAATTGTAAGGTAA
- a CDS encoding universal stress protein — MYDTILVPTDGSEHAIRAAEHARYLARMFDSTVHLVSAADVQTAGGMFDAGGVDRQFIERIEAENERAMETTKGTLEEIEPLRTAVLRGKPADAIIEYVDKHDIDLIAMGTHGRTGVSRYVMGSITEHVVRRASCPVLTVKAVEKSELAKGYEEVMIPTDGSDASSTAINHGIEIAKQAKAHVHAVNVVDVGAITFTPDYSAPSELVKRFETEGERATGTIADRAADAGLDVTTSVHEGLPASDLLAYADENDVDLITMGTTGRTGLNRYLLGSTTERVIRHAEMPVMAVNARQIMERERSTS, encoded by the coding sequence ATGTACGATACGATTCTCGTTCCGACCGACGGCAGTGAGCACGCAATTCGGGCCGCTGAACACGCTCGCTATCTCGCACGGATGTTTGATTCGACAGTCCATCTCGTTAGTGCCGCCGATGTTCAAACAGCCGGTGGCATGTTCGACGCTGGTGGCGTCGATCGCCAATTCATCGAGCGTATCGAGGCTGAAAATGAGCGGGCAATGGAGACAACAAAGGGTACCCTTGAGGAAATCGAGCCACTGCGAACCGCAGTACTCAGAGGAAAACCCGCCGATGCGATTATCGAGTACGTGGATAAGCACGATATTGACCTTATTGCGATGGGCACGCATGGCCGGACTGGAGTCAGTCGGTACGTCATGGGCAGCATCACCGAACACGTCGTACGCCGTGCTTCGTGTCCAGTGCTAACGGTCAAAGCAGTCGAGAAAAGCGAGCTCGCTAAGGGCTACGAGGAGGTTATGATCCCGACCGACGGCAGCGATGCCTCGAGCACCGCCATCAACCATGGCATCGAGATCGCGAAACAGGCCAAGGCTCACGTTCATGCCGTCAATGTCGTGGATGTTGGAGCGATAACATTCACTCCGGACTACTCCGCACCGTCGGAGCTGGTCAAGCGTTTTGAAACCGAGGGTGAACGTGCCACCGGGACGATCGCCGACCGCGCCGCGGACGCAGGGCTCGATGTGACGACGAGTGTCCACGAGGGCCTGCCGGCGAGCGATCTGCTCGCATACGCCGACGAGAACGACGTTGATCTCATCACGATGGGTACGACCGGCCGAACGGGCCTCAATCGCTATCTCCTCGGAAGCACCACCGAACGAGTCATCAGACACGCCGAAATGCCGGTGATGGCCGTCAACGCGCGACAAATAATGGAAAGAGAACGGTCGACGAGCTAA
- a CDS encoding YeeE/YedE family protein has translation MDITTLPLVALADLFPRGIAQYALGGLLIGLGVAVIYLSTGIIAGASTFLESTLSYVSTVPRFNRVKYLASRNWRVVFTLGIVGGAAIYALALGEFGWTTNVQWWRLLGGGFLVGVGTRVGKGCTSGHGVCGVGSLSQTSLVNVGTFMVVAIGTAQVVAAMGVAP, from the coding sequence ATGGATATAACCACACTCCCGTTGGTCGCGCTTGCCGACCTGTTCCCGCGAGGCATCGCTCAATATGCACTCGGCGGATTGCTTATCGGCCTCGGCGTCGCCGTGATCTACTTGTCGACAGGCATTATCGCAGGCGCGAGTACGTTCCTCGAGTCGACGCTGTCGTACGTCTCGACAGTCCCCCGGTTCAACCGGGTGAAGTACCTTGCCTCTCGAAACTGGCGTGTCGTATTTACGCTAGGTATCGTCGGTGGAGCCGCTATCTACGCACTCGCTCTCGGTGAGTTCGGCTGGACGACCAATGTACAGTGGTGGCGCCTCCTCGGCGGTGGATTCCTCGTTGGTGTGGGAACACGGGTCGGGAAGGGGTGCACCTCCGGGCACGGCGTCTGTGGAGTCGGTTCACTGTCCCAAACCTCACTTGTGAACGTTGGGACGTTCATGGTCGTCGCCATTGGCACGGCCCAAGTCGTCGCCGCAATGGGGGTGGCACCATGA
- a CDS encoding diadenylate cyclase: protein MVDPHPLTIDYGHHPPVRELLDIVLYCLEDLSLGYERWDEPYVRGPGVYFAIVSGHSLRGYADPIGENIWPTDNCWRVRGGITTFYETTREIARSRDGAVVIGVDGIIQRQMVRFRDPSSTGMADRAEAPDLKYAEWMGSRHMSALETSARDEVVATVTLSAENGRVTVFRDGTFDARTRDELASEWRG from the coding sequence ATGGTCGACCCCCATCCACTCACTATCGATTACGGACACCACCCACCGGTACGGGAGCTTCTCGACATCGTGCTGTACTGTCTGGAGGATCTGAGCCTCGGGTACGAGCGCTGGGACGAGCCGTACGTTCGTGGACCGGGCGTCTACTTCGCCATCGTATCGGGCCACTCGCTCCGTGGATACGCCGATCCGATCGGCGAGAACATCTGGCCCACCGACAACTGCTGGCGGGTCCGTGGGGGCATTACCACCTTCTACGAGACGACGCGAGAGATCGCTCGCTCGCGTGACGGCGCGGTCGTCATCGGTGTCGACGGCATTATCCAGCGCCAGATGGTTCGGTTCAGGGACCCCTCCTCGACCGGGATGGCTGATCGGGCCGAGGCTCCAGATCTGAAATACGCAGAGTGGATGGGCTCGCGCCACATGAGCGCGCTCGAAACCTCCGCCCGGGACGAAGTGGTCGCGACGGTCACACTCAGTGCCGAGAACGGACGCGTGACCGTCTTTCGGGACGGAACATTCGACGCTCGAACGCGCGACGAACTGGCCTCCGAGTGGCGCGGATGA
- a CDS encoding DUF302 domain-containing protein, whose amino-acid sequence MSYTTQKQVDGQFNDVIEQTISALENEGFGVLCDIDVQATFAEKLNEEFRQYRILGACNPELAYQGLEEEPELGALLPCNVIVYEKDDKQVIVSAIDPNQLIGVTDNSNLSSIAMDVSDRFERVLDSL is encoded by the coding sequence ATGAGTTACACAACGCAGAAACAGGTAGACGGACAGTTCAACGACGTCATCGAACAGACGATCAGCGCGCTCGAAAACGAAGGGTTTGGCGTTCTCTGTGACATTGATGTGCAGGCGACATTCGCGGAGAAGCTCAATGAGGAATTCCGCCAGTATCGGATCCTCGGAGCATGCAACCCCGAACTAGCTTACCAGGGCCTTGAAGAGGAGCCTGAACTCGGGGCACTTCTTCCATGTAATGTCATTGTCTACGAAAAAGACGATAAGCAGGTTATCGTGAGTGCGATCGACCCGAATCAGCTCATTGGAGTTACTGACAATTCAAATCTTAGCTCGATAGCGATGGATGTTTCGGACCGATTCGAGCGCGTTCTTGACTCGCTATAA
- a CDS encoding universal stress protein produces the protein MSEQSREALRFAAEMVRAFEGEIYVIHITDVRGSYTEELLDKARMVLEEEGSTRTRK, from the coding sequence ATCTCCGAACAGAGCCGCGAAGCCCTCCGGTTCGCTGCGGAGATGGTGCGTGCCTTTGAGGGTGAAATCTATGTTATCCACATCACTGATGTACGGGGAAGCTACACCGAGGAACTCCTCGACAAAGCTCGGATGGTACTAGAGGAGGAAGGATCGACGAGGACCCGAAAGTAA
- a CDS encoding transcription initiation factor IIB, which produces MQKREEAYVCPECRGRLVDDDGHGETTCVDCGLVVRTGETDRGPEWHAYEQAERVQKSRVGSPMTNMMHDKGLSSQIGWQNRDASGNVLSTRQRMTMHRLRTWDERFRTRNSKERNLKQALGEIDRMSSSLGLPEPIRETASVIYRRALASDLLPGRSIEAIATAALHAAARQAGIPRTVDEVAAVSRVDEMEFKRAYRYIVRELHLEIAPPDPEQYVSRFASELSLSEETEIRARELLRIAEENELQSGKSPVGLAAAALYAAALLTDEKLTQDDVSVVADVSSVTIRNHYRELLEADSKSPSMDNERLQRY; this is translated from the coding sequence ATCCAGAAGCGTGAGGAGGCCTATGTCTGCCCGGAGTGTCGCGGCCGCCTCGTTGACGACGACGGGCATGGCGAGACAACCTGTGTCGATTGCGGCCTTGTGGTTAGGACAGGGGAGACCGATCGCGGACCGGAATGGCACGCTTATGAACAGGCAGAACGTGTCCAGAAATCGAGGGTGGGGTCCCCCATGACGAACATGATGCACGATAAGGGTTTGTCGAGTCAAATCGGATGGCAGAATAGAGACGCCAGCGGGAACGTGCTCTCCACACGCCAGCGGATGACGATGCACCGGCTTCGGACATGGGACGAGCGCTTTCGCACTCGCAATTCGAAGGAGCGTAACCTGAAGCAAGCTCTTGGCGAGATCGACCGAATGTCAAGTTCACTCGGTCTTCCAGAGCCTATTCGCGAGACCGCCTCGGTGATCTACCGCCGCGCTCTAGCGAGTGACCTTTTGCCGGGGCGATCTATTGAAGCTATTGCCACCGCTGCACTCCATGCTGCTGCCCGACAGGCGGGTATCCCACGAACCGTCGACGAAGTCGCGGCAGTCAGTCGCGTTGACGAAATGGAGTTCAAGCGTGCCTACCGCTATATTGTGCGAGAACTTCATCTCGAGATCGCGCCGCCTGACCCCGAACAGTATGTTTCACGGTTCGCGTCGGAGTTGAGTCTCTCGGAGGAGACCGAAATCCGTGCTCGCGAGCTCCTTCGAATAGCCGAGGAGAACGAACTTCAAAGCGGAAAGAGTCCCGTTGGGTTGGCGGCTGCGGCGCTCTACGCGGCCGCACTCCTTACTGACGAAAAACTCACTCAGGATGATGTCTCGGTGGTCGCGGACGTGAGTAGCGTCACGATTCGTAATCACTATCGAGAACTCTTAGAGGCTGATAGCAAGTCGCCCTCGATGGATAACGAGAGGCTGCAAAGATACTGA
- a CDS encoding DsrE/DsrF/DrsH-like family protein: MSTDISETSDNQETAEPVDAPEDLSAAELATEVQELREELADVKADIADDETSMVIVSTKGTLDMAYPPLILASTAAAFGWDVTVFHTFWGLDILHEEKSKNLKLSAVGNPSMPVPNAIASLPGMDSMATKMMNRKIADNGTATIEELIDVSIDQGVDLQACQMTIDLMDYDEEEFYDGVETGVGAATALQRMASADVQLLV, from the coding sequence ATGAGTACGGATATATCGGAAACTTCGGATAATCAGGAAACAGCTGAGCCGGTTGACGCGCCTGAAGACTTGTCCGCGGCAGAACTCGCTACAGAGGTCCAAGAGCTACGGGAAGAACTCGCGGACGTCAAAGCTGACATCGCTGACGATGAGACGTCGATGGTAATCGTGTCGACGAAGGGAACGCTGGATATGGCGTATCCGCCACTCATCCTCGCCTCGACGGCCGCTGCCTTCGGTTGGGATGTCACAGTGTTCCATACGTTCTGGGGGCTGGATATTCTCCATGAGGAAAAGTCGAAGAACCTCAAACTCTCAGCGGTGGGGAATCCCAGCATGCCAGTACCGAACGCTATCGCATCGCTCCCAGGGATGGACTCAATGGCGACGAAGATGATGAACAGGAAAATTGCCGACAACGGAACAGCGACCATCGAAGAGCTCATCGATGTCTCGATTGACCAGGGTGTCGACCTACAGGCCTGTCAGATGACTATCGACCTCATGGATTACGACGAAGAGGAGTTCTATGACGGGGTCGAAACCGGTGTCGGCGCTGCAACGGCGCTCCAGCGTATGGCCAGCGCCGATGTCCAACTACTCGTCTGA
- a CDS encoding DUF7512 family protein, translating to MLGLEIMSGSAEAMLTMGLVLVEAIALYVGYGALTGLIGSQVLDVVGGD from the coding sequence ATGTTGGGATTAGAGATTATGAGTGGGTCAGCAGAGGCGATGCTGACTATGGGGTTAGTCCTCGTTGAGGCTATTGCTCTCTACGTGGGATACGGCGCTCTAACTGGCCTCATCGGATCACAGGTTCTAGATGTAGTCGGGGGCGATTGA
- a CDS encoding universal stress protein encodes MYNRILLATDGTIASANAESHAIDLAATHDADLYVLYVVDESVYTAYSGDEYVNEAEGPEHGLTEHGQETLDRVHAVANDNGVEFVETLRHGGPVKTIIEYGDDQDVDLIVLGTKHRSAEYRALLGSVTDRVLRLTARPTLVIKTEADSRE; translated from the coding sequence ATGTACAACCGGATCCTGCTTGCCACCGATGGAACGATCGCATCGGCGAATGCCGAATCCCATGCTATAGACCTTGCAGCGACTCACGATGCCGACCTGTACGTGCTTTACGTTGTCGACGAGAGCGTCTATACAGCATACAGCGGCGACGAGTACGTCAATGAGGCGGAAGGACCGGAGCATGGCCTCACGGAACACGGGCAGGAGACGCTCGATAGGGTACACGCTGTCGCAAACGACAATGGCGTCGAGTTCGTCGAGACGCTCAGACACGGTGGGCCAGTCAAAACCATCATCGAATACGGCGATGACCAAGACGTAGATCTAATCGTTCTCGGAACGAAACATCGTTCGGCGGAGTACCGCGCGCTCCTCGGCAGCGTCACCGACCGCGTGCTCAGGTTGACGGCTCGACCGACACTTGTAATTAAAACTGAAGCTGATAGCAGAGAATAG